DNA from Sorex araneus isolate mSorAra2 chromosome 6, mSorAra2.pri, whole genome shotgun sequence:
cactgctgggtctggcctgaaaatcagtttgttttttttttctttttgggtcacacccagcgatgctcaggggttattcttggtctgcactcaggaattactcctggcagtgcttgggggaccatatgggatgccgaggatcgaacccgggttggccgagtgcaaggcaaatgccctacccactgtgttatcgctccggccccattttttttttaattgccccTTTAACTGACTCAGATATTCAAGTCCCTCATGTATGAAATTACCAttgagggagccagagagatagtacacgggttagggtgtttgccctacacacgacagaccctggttcaaatcctggtactgcctatggtcccttgagcactgagccaggagtcagtcctgagcagcactgtgctgggagagaGTGAGTGCCCTGCGCCCAGGCCAGTAGGCAAGGAAGGTCCTGTGGGAGCACCCCAAGTAATTGGGGCCAGTGCAGCACTAAGGCACCTTGCCGTAAGGATTAAAACGGACTCAAGTATGCCAGAAACCAGCTTGGAGCTGAGAGCTTAGGGTTTCCGGAGCAAGGAATCCCAGGTTCCTGGTAAGAGGGGCCAGAAAAGGCCTATAAGGAAGGTGGGCTTTGAGCCAGACTTTGATGGGTGGGGAGAGTTTGGCAGGCAGAGCTAGACACTGACCTCAGGCTAAGGGCAGGGCCTCCTCCGGCCGACCGTGCCTGGCCACACTGAGCTTGTGCCCACCTCACTCCAGGGCTCTCCCGGTTGGTAGTGCCAGGCACCCCGTAGTTTTCCTACATTTCCACGCCCTGTGGCCAGCTTCTGTGCAGCCTCTCTGGTTTGGATCCACCCACAATGCCAAGGAGGAGCTTCCTGCTCTGGGTACGCTGCAAGGTCAAGTCTGTAACACTCAGTGGGGTGCTGGATCCTTTACACCGCCACAGCCCCACCTGCTGCCTCCTTCATGCTATTGTCTCTGTGCTGGAGGAGAATGTTTCTACTTCCTGCCAAAGCTGATTGTCCTGGGTCCAGATCAAAGGATTGTTTCTCTACactgtctgtctgtagcactgtcttaccgttgttcatcgatgtgctctaGCGgacaccggtaacgtctccattgtgagacttgttgttactgtttttggcatatcgaatacaccaggagtagcttgccaggctctgctgtgcaggcaagatactcggtagttgctgggctctcggagaggggaggaggaattgaacccaggttggctgcatgcaaggtaaacaccctacccgctgttctatatCTCtgaatttatgtacatatatttggGGGGCTTGTTTGGGGTGTCACTTGGCAGcgctcaggaccactcctggctctgtgctcaggggtgcccaGGGGAAACGCTCGGGGatccatgctggggatcaaggcaAGGGCCCAAGTTCCCAGGGGCCGGTGCTCTGGAACGAGCTAGGCCGCCCTGGCTTttgcaggtggggaaactgaggtaggAAGCAGTTTTGCCTCGCCTGCCCGGAGTCCGCTCCATCCATCAGAGGACAACAGCCAGGGGACCAGGCCACAGCCACCCCACCCACGCCACCCACCCCCCGCTCTCTACACCTGTAGGCAAAATGCACTGCTTTCTACTTGGACACTGGTCATGGCTCACTGTGCGAGTGTCTGCCCACTCTGCAGGGGCGCAGGGGGACAGAACCCCCGTTGGGTTcctcctgagccccagcagaTCTCACCGTGGGCCAGAAAGGGGCTCTGGGttgtgtgtgtggagtgctgCGTCCTGCTCTCCGCTAGCTCTTGGGCAGCCTTCCATGTCTGTTTCTCAGTGTCTCCAGAAAATGGGtatggcgggggggaggggggcttgtcACAAATGGAAGGGGGGAGTACTCATTGGTTTAAAAAGGCTATGGACTCCCTAGGAAGTGGTTTTTTTCTTCCAGCATGCAGCAATGAGTGAATTACAATTCTACCTGCTAGGCTTTGGGGGTCAAAAGGAGCTGCTCTCATTCCTTAAACCCACCCTTGGAGGGAAGCAAGCTCAGGTCTGCACCAGGTGGTAAGAAGGACCCgagagactgggggagggggttgccCTGAGGTGGATGGGGCGAATGCAGCTGAAATGGCACCAGGGCCGACAAAGCCAGGGAGGTGGGAGACACTGAGAGTTTTCCTGACAAAGGAGCTGCAGGCAAAAGCGCAAAAGCACATAGTCTGTGTATCCCTCACCGCAAAGATAAGACGGGCAGGACTCGTTGAGTATTGGAGCAGGGTGATGGACAGAGCTGGGGTGTCGGGTGATGGGGTGATGGACAGAGCTGGGGTGTCTCTGTCCATCAAGAAGTTCTTGATGTCTGGTATGTTTGTCCTGTAGGACAAACATACCAGACTtctttgggcgggggggggggggggttggtgagagGAAGGCTGTATCGGgcagctgtggggggagggggtgggagcctGGGACGTGGGTGGTCCAGTAGCCCTCATGATCTGTGGACAGGGGTTGCAAGATCTCCTCAAAACTTTTTCTGCCCTGGGAAAGGTTTTTATCAGTGTCCTGGATGAGATACTAGCCGCATAGGAGTCAAGACGCCAAGTGAACAGGAAGGCAAGAGGCAGGATTAGAAGCCGGTTGAGATAATCTGGGAATTTGGCAAGCTACGATTTTGTAACCAGAGTCTGGGGTCGAAAGGGACAACCTGTGTGAGAAGGAGCCACCGGCCATGGGTGCGTTTGAATCTTGGCACACACAGAGGTGCAAACACAATTGACGTCGTAGATTTGAACCAGATCCGGGAGGGAAGGACTTTGCTTAAGGGCCGGAAAGTAAATATTGGAGGCTTTGCGGCCATACTGGCTGTCGCAGTTGCTCTGCTACACAAAGCTTGAAtaaactgagaaagaaaaaaaaaaaaaactggtgtgGCTAATAAAGCTTGGTTTGCAAAACTAGCCATCCGCCTCGATCTGGCCCAAACTGGATAAGGAGTAGTTCCAGCAATCATCTACCTCACCACAGTGATTAGGGAAAAGCTTTGCACCAATTCATAGTGAAATAAAAGTAGAGGCAACGTGAGGACCAGGGAGCTGGCCTGGGGGTCAGGGTGCATGTGTGACCCCCTGGTTGGATTTCCAGAACAGTGGCTCACCCTGTCAGGTGGAACTCTGGTGGCTCCCAGGCTGCGCCAGGGTAGCCCTTAGCAGACCCCAGACGACAGTGCTCGTGTATTGAACTGTGCAACCTGGTGGGCCAAGTGTCACCACGAAAGGCTCCCAAAGCGGGAGAGAGACCAGTTCAATCAAactgagttcattctttttttttttttttttttcctttttgggtcacacctggcaatgcacaggggttactcctggctctgcactctctactctggcggtgctcaggggaccatatgggatgctgggaatcgaacccagccgcgtgcaaggccaacgccctacccactgtgctattgctccagccccgaaaccaaGTTCATTCTTCCATAGCGTCCTGAATCCCGAAGTTCTTTCTCTTGTGCCTCTAACATGGTTTTTGTGAAAAAGTGGCTCGCAGGAGGTGGCACTTCCCGGGCGGGTCTTTGCTCCTGGTTAACAGATACACTGAATGCGGACGTTCCACGTGGGAGCCCGCGCGGAGGGGTCCCTGGTGCCCGCTCTCATGTGtcctctgctctctccctgcTGTCAGCTGTCGTCGGCGCCGGCATCGGGGGCTCTGCCGTGGCCCATTTCCTCCAGCAGCATTTTGGCCCCCGAGTGCAGATCGATGTGTACGAGAAGGGGACGGTGGGCGGCCGCCTGGCCACCATCTCCGTCAACAAACAGCACTACGAGAGCGGGGCCGCCTCCTTCCACGCCCTCAGCCTGCACACGCAGAACTTCGTCAAGCTGCTGGGTGAGTGCCGTGGGCGGGGCCAGCCCCGCCGCCCCAGGTGGACTGCAGCCAGCAGGCCCATCCCAGGCTCCCCCGTGGTCGAGGCCGGAAGGTCACGGAGCCCCATCtccctcattttacagatggagcAGCTGAGACCAGAGAGGGGAAGGAacttgcctgaggtcacacagtGAGTTAGTAGCAGAGTCCGCGTTAGAACTCAgggatttttgcttgtttgttttagttgtttttgttttttgtttttttccttggcttttgggccacacctggcggtgctcagggcttattcctggctctgcgcttcagggctaactcctggcagtgctcagggaccatatgaagtaccagggtcagccatgtacagcATAAGTGCCTACTGGCTGTACTCTAGCTCTGACCCGAGAACAGAGGTTTGACTCCCAGACCAGTCTGCTTCTTCGTGGCCAGGGTCACGGTGGCACCCACAGGTCACATGCCTGCCAGGTCCTTGCCCTGGCCGAGGTGCTGTTCAGGCATTACCTCGGTTCCTTCCTACCAGCCTCCCAGATGGCTGTGTGCTctcctggggaaactgaggcgcagAAGCTGCAGTATACCTGAGCTGAGGCCACAAGCCAGGGAGCTGGGATTTAGTTCCGGCAGAATCTCTCGGCACCAGATAACCCCTCGGAAGTGTTCCTGACGCTGGTGGCCAAGTGTCCCCATGAGGGCATGGGGCACGCCCCAGCTGCCCGCCCAAAGGTGCCGGAGGGGAAATCCTTTCTGTCTTGTGGCTTCCTAGTAGTCGGGCAGCCAGAATGAGCAAGTCCTGTGTGGAGCACAGCCTCAGGACTCGGAGGTGCAGGAGCTGACGGGGCGcagtggggggcagaggaggaagcGACCACCCTTGTCCCGACACCTCTGGAGGGGTGCTGCAGGCGGAGAGAGCCTGGCCGCTCTAGGGAAGCTCAGTGACCCAGGAGGGGAAGAAGCCCAGAGCGGTGTCTCTGGACAGGCCCTTAATCCCTCGGCCATCAGCCCCACGCCTGGAACAGGGTTTTCCACCTGCTCCGTCCCGAGCTGGGCTCCGAGAAGATGACTTGAGATGCACAAGTCCCGGCCCTTGGGGTTGTCCGGAGCTGTGCCCGGGAGCTAGTGaggggggtgggagctggggcgggggatGTCTCAGCTCAAGGTAAGCCCTGGGCGTGCCGGCCTCTAGACATTCCTGGGTGACCTCTGAATTGCCCTCACAGGGCCTGAGGAGGTCCCCACCGGATAATCAGAAAAGTGACGCGCTTTGCGTTTTGTCTGGTGACCAAGGCCGGCCCTGCCCCTGTTCATAGCGcggagggatgggggaagggtgTTCCTTAAGTGAGCTGCCCACGGACCTCCCTGTGGAGGGCGTAGGTCTCGGCCTCAGGCGCTGCCTGGCCTCCTGAGGGCCCCCCTTGTCTCCTCAGGGCTGAGGCACCGGCGGGAGGTGGTGGGCAGGAGCGCCATCTTCGGCGGGGAGCAGTTCGTGCTGGAGGAGACCGACTGGTACCTGCTGAACCTTTTCCGCCTCTGGTGGCACTACGGCATCAGCTTCCTGCGGCTGCAgatgtgggtggaggaggtcaTGGAGAAGTTCATGAGGTAGGGCTggcggggccgggcagggagggggacaggAACCCGCAGGACGAAGCGTGGCGGAAGGGGACAGCACCTCAGTAACCTGGTCCATGACAGCATGACTTGTCAGTCACCAagtcagtcacctgcaaggccCACCCAGGGATAGGAGTGATGCGGCAAGTGGGGCGGGTGGTAGAGGAGAGGGAGCCAGGGCAAGAGCCAGACCCGTCTAAAGTGGacggtcagggggctggagcaatagcacagcgggtagggcgtttgccttgcacacggccgacccgggttcgatccccagcatcccatatgcaccccACTTCCTCACATTGTCACCATTTCTGGGGTGCTGACCCCAGGTCACTAGGACCCCCCCCCCGGGGATTGAGCGCCTGCTGTTCCACCCGTACAGAGGCTTTGGCTGGCTCCAGATGGGCCGTGTGGACCTTCTGCCTCTTGCTGGGTCCGGGCTGCTCCCTAGTGAGGCTCTCGATGGCATTCCTCCCCCGGATACACTCCcggcgctccccccacccctgctgagtTCACGTCCTACCCCCCTTCTTTCTTGTCTTCCTCCCTCATCAGTTTTGTTCAAACCTACACTGTCACCTGCATCCTCCGTTTTCTGGGAGACGGTGACCACTCGGCAGCCCGAGTCTCCTCGGAAGGTGACAATCCACATTTCTCACTGCTGCCTAGACACCTCCAGCTGGGTGTCCTCTGGGACAGCCAGGCTCCACACGTCTGCACAGCCACCCGGCAGCGGCAGCCTGGCAGAGGGTGGAAGAGCCGAGGCTGCGGGAAGGGTGCCTGGCTGTGCAGCTGCCTGAGAGGGCCGGTCTGCGAGGGGCAGTGCCGTCCATGGTGACGGCAGGGCCTCCAGGGGGCAGTCTAgcgggatgggggagggtgggaagccCACCCGTGGCAGGTGACCCACACCGAGGCTCTGCCCGCCTGTCCCCCAGGATCTATAAGTACCAGGCCCACGGCTACGCCTTCTCGGGCGTGGAGGAGCTGCTCCACTCGCTGGGGGAGTCCTTCGTCAACATGACCCAGCGCTCCGTGGCCGAGTCCCTGCTCCAGGTGGGCGTCACGCAGCGCTTCATCGACGACGTGGTCTCGGCCGTCCTGCGGGCCAGCTACGGCCAGTCAGCAGCGATGCCCGCCTTCGCCGGTGAGCCTCACCTGGCCCGTGCCTCTGGCCCTGGCCTGCCAAGCTGGCAGGAAAAGGGAGTCGCCCCCCTCCCAATGGGGGAGGGAGGCCCAGTCTCTGTCCTGTCTGAGCAGACTGGCCTCAGGgacagccacacaggcaggtggCCACATGCACCCATCCCACCCCAGCACAGCCCACATGATGGTCCCACCGGCTCTAGCCAGGAGAGGGGTCTTACACACCCTTTCCACAGACAGTGCCACTTGAGTGGACTGTGGACCTGATGGCGTCCGCGACCTCCCTCCCTCGGACCCATCCGAGGGCCTCTTCCCCACTCACACTCTGTGCATCTTCAGTCTCAGGCCTGCACGTCCCAGGTGCAGTGCCAGCTTCCCCAATCTAGAGCCGCAACTCCTGATCTAGAACCACAGGTCCCAGGCTAGGACCAAAGCTCCTGATCTAGGACCACGGCTCCTGATCTAAGACCACAGCTCCCAATCTAGAGCTGCGGCTCCTGATCTAGAACCACAGGTCCCAGGCTAGGACCAAAGCTCCTGATCTAGAGCTGCTGCTCCTGTTTCAGCCGCCACCTGTTGGGGGGCTCATAGGTGCCTCCAGCTCTTCCTCATCTGGGCACTTCCCAGGTGGTCCCTCACTCCCAACAGGAAGTCATCCTTCCGCTTGCCCCCGCCCAAGCCTTCGTGTTCTTCCTCGTGTTTTAACCTGCGTCACTGCCTGCACCCACTCAGGTTGCTGGCTTCCCCCCAGCTGCTGCTCCCTGGCCGGCCTCCCCAGCGTCCTTCGGGCCTCCGAGAGTCTCCTTCCCGCCCCCGTCAGGCCCTTCTCAAAACCTGATGCCTTTAAATGAGATCCCGCCGGGCTGGTGTGTCGGACTCTCAGGGgccgccctcccctcccgcaTGCTGGCTGCAGCCCTGTCCCAGTccccttctggcccttgtctgcaggccccctcaaccccccccccccccgccccacggcCTGGAACATCCTCCCCAGGCCGGTGCAGCCACACAGCAGGGGGGAGGCCTTGGGAAGACGGGGCTGGACACCGTCAGCTCACCAGCCGCCCTCTCTGCTCTGCCCAGGAGCCATGTCTCTAGCCGGGGCCCAAGGCAGCCTGTGGTCCGTGGAAGGCGGCAACAAACTGGTTTGTTCCGGCCTGCTGAGGCTTACCAAGGCCAAGGTGATCCATGCCAGAGTGACCTCGGTGACCCTGCAGAGTTCCGGTGAGTGAGCCCCGCCCTCCGAGGCTTTCGGCCCTCTGCCAGGCCGGCTGGAGGCCTCCAGAAGTCCGTGGGAGGCCCTGCACCGGCCGCCCACACCAGGGGGCACTGTTGTCCACTGAAATGTCAGTGCCAAGCCGCTGAAATGGCAGCCCGCACTCAGGGCCTCAGTCCTGGCAGCactcccacccgcccccgccctggGCCTGTGGGGGTGGGCCGCAGAGCCAGAGCacaggcccccagccctgggcctggagTCCACCAGAGCCAGCAGAAGTGCTCTGGCCGACAgagccccccggggcccctccaggtgggggctgcaggggcaagTCACGCTCTTCTCTCCCCCCAGAAGGGAAGGCCTTGTACCAGGTAGAGTATGAGAGCGAGGAGGGCAGAGGCGCCGACGTGTACGACATCGTGGTCATcgccacccccctgcccctgaCCAATGGCAGCGACTCCCTCTCCTTCCACGGcttccacccacccctgcacGTCGCCCAGGGCCCCTTCCAGCCCACCGTCGTCTCCCTGGTCCACGGCTACCTCAACTCTTCCTACTTCGGTTTCCCCGACCCCAAGCTCTTCCCCTTCGCCAGCATCCTCACCACCGACTTCCCCAACTTCTTCTGCGTGCTGGACAACATATGTCCGGTCAACGTGTCGGCCAGCTTCCGGCGCAAGCAGCCGCAGGAGGCCGCCGTCTGGCGCGtgcagtcccccaagcccctgtcGCGGAGCCAGCTCAAGACCCTTTTCCGTTCCTACTACTCCGTGCAGACGGCCGAGTGGCAGGCGCACCCCCGCTACGGCTCCTCCCCGGCCCTCCCGCGCTTCCAGCTCCACGACCAGCTCTTCTACCTCAACGCCCTGGAGTGGGCAGCCAGCTCCGTGGAGGTGATGGCCGTCGCGGCCAAGAACGTGGCCCTGCTGGCCTTCAACCACTGGTACCAGGACCTGGACAAGATTGACCAGAAGGACTTGATGCACAAAGTCAAGACTGAGCTGTGAGGGCCTCTGAGAGCTGGACGCCTTTCCCTCCCCCGGGTCACTGCCCGCCCCGGCCACCAACGGGCAGGCTGCCCGTGCCCACCCGGCCTCGGGCCCCTCGTGGCAGGGCACCCCCACTTCAGGCGGCCTCTGTGCCTCCGTCTTAAGGATCCTTGGCAGTATACACTTCTCTCTGAGAAGGATAGCAAGAGAAAGGGAGCACAAACCagtgtgttcattttatttattttcttttttaaaagaagaaataaaaatacacctCAAGCTGTTTCTggcttgcttttctatttttcattttatttttaaattttggggccgtGCTTGGCAATGCCTGGGAGCTATAccaggctccgtgctcaggggtgactccgggcagtgctgagggtggggccagggatttgaaccagggtgtGTTGGCGGGGGTAGCGGGGGGCAGGATGAGAGGCCTTaatccctgttctctctctccagccccaaagcttgcTGTTCTAACTTACCCGAGAAGGGGACCCGAGGCAGAGAGAGCTGAATGTGATGTCTCATTTCTCACAGCCTACTCCCAAGGTGGGACACATTTAGACCTGGGTGGTGACAGCCAGATAAGTCAAAGGGGAGACCGAGGACCATGAGCGAGACTATTAGCACATCCTCAGCCCTCTCCAGCACTGCCCCGGTGCCAGGACGGACTGGCCTccatggaggaaggggagagatggCCTACAGCCCAGAGTGGTGAGACACGCATGACCCATGTCGTGAGACATGTACATCCCACTCGAGCACGGGGGACCAGGAGAAAGCTGACAGGTGACAATTATCATGACGCTCCCTGCAGGATCCGTCCCAGGGCCAGCCAGCTCTTCTCTGCGGAAGCCCCAGAAAGAGGTGAGACCCCAGTGAGGGCTAAAGAGAACAGCGgatgatccccaacaccacctagggcccccagccccacaaggagtgaccccgaagtgcagagccagacataacccctgagcattgccaggcgtggcccccaaacagcgtGGCCAGCCTCTAACGAGGAGCTGCCCCTCCAGGGACCCTGGTGAGCTCAGAGCAGAATTTTAGTGTGGGGTCATCAAACTCGAGTGCAATCCTGGGGTAAAATGCCCTCCCGGGAGGCGGTGACCCTTATCAACGACGTTGAGCTGTTTTATAGTGTGCAAGGGTATCTGGACGTTGAGCTGTTTTATAGTGTGCAAGGGTATCTGGGAAGGGcggtggggatggggtggcggGGTTCGGGACAGGCACTTGTTGCTTTGGGAGGAATTCTGAGGCTGCCGCTCTTGGTTGGAATAGCAGAGAGTGAAACCGGCTTCTGTGATAGAGGGTGTTTTGTGCTGGTTGCTGTGAAGCTCAGGCTCCACACCATTCCCACAGAACGTGGGCTGCTTACGCTCTCAGGGCCAAGCGTCTGCCAGCAGCCCTGGGTGAGAgggtctccccacccaccccactggaCGCAAGTCTGGGCTCCTGGGTCTGCTGGGACCAGCTCAACTGCCCCCTGGCACTGCCGCTGACTGGTCCAGGGGCCCCGCAGTCCCCGGGCCAGGAACGAGGCCAGACGCCAGAAAAACAGTCAGTGCCCCTCTAGCCATCTAGcccttttttggtttgctttcgtttttatttttgtctttttatttttattttgtcatctggttgatgctcaggggttagtcgtggttctgcactcaggaattaccctggcggtgtgtgggggaccctgtgggcttctggggatcaaatccgggtgggctgtgtgtaaggcaaacactttaccctccGCACTATAGCTGACCCTGTCCAGATGTTTCATctgccttctttattttttttgggggggtcacacccaatgataaacaggggttactcctggctcatgcactcaggaatcactcatggcggtgctcgggggaccatatgggatgccgggaatcaaacccgggtcagccgcgtgcaaggcaaacctgctgtgctatcactccagcccctcatctgccTTCGTAAAGGGAATAAACAGAAGGCACCTCCACCCCTCTGTACCCGACGCTACTACCGCCTCCTGAATTGTGCCAGCACCCCTGGGGAAGTCACCCACATGGAAAACACTGATCCCAAATCATCAGGGCCAGCCTGGAGCAGAGGAGGGTTGGAGGAGACAGGATAAAGACACAGGGTCACCCCCTCAGGGACGGagccctccctcccaaccccagtgAAACCCGTGCATGATGGCATTTCCCTGTGGTCTGTGGAGATGGTCTGGGTAGCCACAGTCCTGATGTAAAGTGACATCAGGTCAGAGGGACAATGCCTGGGTCCCAGGGCAGGAAAGATGGCTCAGAGCAGCCCGGCCTGGCTGCAGTGCTGAGGCAACCT
Protein-coding regions in this window:
- the PCYOX1L gene encoding prenylcysteine oxidase-like isoform X2, which encodes MARATWLLAVLAALLAAAAPSGDTRPNKIAVVGAGIGGSAVAHFLQQHFGPRVQIDVYEKGTVGGRLATISVNKQHYESGAASFHALSLHTQNFVKLLGLRHRREVVGRSAIFGGEQFVLEETDWYLLNLFRLWWHYGISFLRLQMWVEEVMEKFMRIYKYQAHGYAFSGVEELLHSLGESFVNMTQRSVAESLLQVGVTQRFIDDVVSAVLRASYGQSAAMPAFAGAMSLAGAQGSLWSVEGGNKLVCSGLLRLTKAKVIHARVTSVTLQSSGKALYQVEYESEEGRGADVYDIVVIATPLPLTNGSDSLSFHGFHPPLHVAQGPFQPTVVSLVHGYLNSSYFGFPDPKLFPFASILTTDFPNFFCVLDNICPVNVSASFRRKQPQEAAVWRVQSPKPLSRSQLKTLFRSYYSVQTAEWQAHPRYGSSPALPRFQLHDQLFYLNALEWAASSVEVMAVAAKNVALLAFNHWYQDLDKIDQKDLMHKVKTEL
- the PCYOX1L gene encoding prenylcysteine oxidase-like isoform X1, translating into MARATWLLAVLAALLAAAAPSGDTRPNKIAVVGAGIGGSAVAHFLQQHFGPRVQIDVYEKGTVGGRLATISVNKQHYESGAASFHALSLHTQNFVKLLGLRHRREVVGRSAIFGGEQFVLEETDWYLLNLFRLWWHYGISFLRLQMWVEEVMEKFMRIYKYQAHGYAFSGVEELLHSLGESFVNMTQRSVAESLLQVGVTQRFIDDVVSAVLRASYGQSAAMPAFAGAMSLAGAQGSLWSVEGGNKLVCSGLLRLTKAKVIHARVTSVTLQSSEGKALYQVEYESEEGRGADVYDIVVIATPLPLTNGSDSLSFHGFHPPLHVAQGPFQPTVVSLVHGYLNSSYFGFPDPKLFPFASILTTDFPNFFCVLDNICPVNVSASFRRKQPQEAAVWRVQSPKPLSRSQLKTLFRSYYSVQTAEWQAHPRYGSSPALPRFQLHDQLFYLNALEWAASSVEVMAVAAKNVALLAFNHWYQDLDKIDQKDLMHKVKTEL